In Leptospira stimsonii, a single window of DNA contains:
- a CDS encoding TetR/AcrR family transcriptional regulator: MAKDTRDLILKTSLKLFSEQGYHGTTMRQVASKAGMSLGLAYRYFDSKEAILEGIIESHDKILKRYIPDELVANSSREDVIALVSESLITLVKENEDYLRLYWNLMLQPKIHRLKRRNIHLVNMIFFETSKKTIRVIKPNYSEFEIKNLASTTIGYMINYLTNKKEFTLEDFKNYLVYTLKNT, encoded by the coding sequence ATGGCGAAGGATACTCGAGATCTAATCTTAAAAACCTCCCTGAAACTTTTTTCGGAACAGGGATATCACGGAACCACGATGAGACAGGTCGCCTCGAAGGCGGGAATGTCTCTCGGTCTCGCGTATCGATACTTCGATTCCAAAGAGGCGATCTTGGAAGGAATCATAGAATCACATGATAAAATTCTAAAACGTTATATCCCGGACGAACTCGTAGCGAACTCATCGAGGGAAGACGTGATCGCTCTCGTTTCCGAAAGTCTCATCACGCTCGTAAAGGAAAACGAAGACTATCTCCGTCTTTATTGGAATCTGATGCTCCAACCGAAGATCCACAGATTGAAACGAAGAAATATCCACCTCGTGAATATGATCTTCTTTGAGACTTCCAAAAAGACGATTCGAGTGATCAAGCCGAACTACAGCGAATTTGAAATCAAAAATCTCGCGTCGACTACAATTGGTTATATGATCAACTACCTCACAAACAAAAAAGAATTCACCCTTGAGGACTTCAAAAACTACCTCGTTTATACTTTGAAGAATACGTAA
- a CDS encoding aldolase/citrate lyase family protein, protein MKEQIDRKLIELRRTLVSLTDQYPICGLKGGTETEDMDADEIRILHLVAKDLVPVTVKIGGPEARTDIRMLAKEEIEGICAPMIESSYALKNFIQTLKSMLTPVNYGKVSKSINLETITGYKNLIEIADSRPFEDLDQVTAARSDLSASMGLIPDDEEVMRVTKNIVYLSRERGKRTSVGGTITKSNFRKISEIIGPDLINSRHVVVNVAESMKKNPEEVAEAMLFFEIELYDLFSVLKPEKAFSYKNRMETNRERIGARKVLYSIR, encoded by the coding sequence GTGAAAGAGCAGATAGACCGTAAACTCATCGAACTCAGAAGAACCCTCGTTTCTCTCACCGATCAGTACCCGATCTGCGGGTTGAAGGGTGGGACCGAAACGGAGGACATGGACGCGGATGAAATCCGAATTCTCCATCTGGTAGCCAAGGATCTGGTTCCGGTTACGGTGAAGATCGGCGGGCCCGAGGCGAGGACGGATATCCGAATGCTCGCCAAAGAAGAGATCGAAGGAATCTGCGCTCCTATGATCGAATCTTCTTACGCACTCAAAAATTTTATACAAACTCTCAAAAGTATGCTCACACCGGTGAACTACGGAAAAGTTTCTAAATCGATCAACTTGGAAACGATCACGGGTTATAAGAATCTGATCGAAATTGCGGATTCCCGTCCATTCGAGGACTTGGATCAAGTGACCGCGGCGCGTTCGGATCTTTCGGCTTCCATGGGTCTGATCCCGGACGATGAGGAAGTGATGCGAGTCACGAAGAATATCGTCTATCTTTCCAGAGAAAGAGGAAAGAGAACTTCCGTAGGCGGGACGATCACAAAATCGAATTTCAGAAAGATCTCCGAAATCATAGGACCGGATCTGATTAATTCCAGACACGTTGTCGTAAACGTCGCGGAATCGATGAAGAAGAATCCGGAAGAAGTCGCGGAAGCGATGTTGTTCTTTGAGATCGAACTCTACGACCTCTTCTCCGTTTTAAAACCCGAAAAGGCTTTCTCTTATAAAAATCGAATGGAAACCAATCGGGAAAGAATCGGGGCAAGAAAGGTTCTTTACTCGATCCGATAA
- the lepB gene encoding signal peptidase I produces the protein MNLEPEVKTKDSSHGEESPLSSTVSFILIVILVFAFKSSVLDANNIPSGSMIPTLKIGDFLFVNKMRYSIRMPFTESELFRIDNPKRGDIVTFAPPQRALNLGDTRDGFFAKRYVKRVIGLPGDTIRISSKFLSTKKGNVNYSVIEYKEKGSDTFQGYDPVEVEEGELLGDLDNLYAPTRSLFLEKKPGFEHFVLEGYEEDRKRLDGYECNFSIGCEIPENQYMVVGDNRDDSHDSRAWGFVKREDILGKALVIYFSINWKDNVCEYKSGKELAEKGPEFAERYQGEELVKNCHPTEIGLAREESKAGWIERTLRYRLWRMEIRWNRIGTILR, from the coding sequence ATGAACCTGGAACCCGAGGTAAAAACAAAAGATTCCTCCCATGGAGAAGAATCTCCTCTTAGCTCTACTGTATCCTTTATTCTCATCGTGATTCTGGTCTTTGCCTTCAAATCCTCGGTTTTGGACGCGAATAATATCCCTTCAGGATCGATGATTCCGACCCTAAAAATCGGAGATTTTCTCTTTGTAAACAAGATGAGATACTCGATTCGAATGCCTTTTACCGAATCCGAGCTCTTTCGGATCGATAATCCGAAACGAGGCGACATCGTTACGTTCGCTCCTCCCCAAAGGGCTCTCAATCTCGGCGATACCCGCGACGGATTTTTCGCGAAACGTTATGTAAAACGAGTCATCGGTCTTCCGGGAGACACGATTCGGATCAGTTCTAAATTTCTTTCCACCAAAAAAGGAAACGTAAACTATTCCGTCATCGAGTACAAAGAAAAGGGATCGGATACATTCCAAGGTTATGATCCGGTGGAAGTGGAAGAGGGAGAATTGTTAGGAGATCTCGACAATCTCTACGCTCCGACACGGTCCTTATTCTTAGAAAAGAAACCCGGTTTTGAACACTTCGTCTTAGAAGGTTACGAAGAAGATCGAAAGCGCCTCGACGGTTATGAATGTAATTTTTCCATCGGTTGTGAAATTCCGGAAAATCAATACATGGTCGTGGGAGACAATCGAGACGATTCTCACGATTCGCGAGCCTGGGGTTTTGTAAAAAGAGAAGACATTCTTGGAAAAGCGCTCGTGATTTATTTTTCCATCAACTGGAAAGACAACGTCTGCGAATACAAGAGCGGAAAAGAACTCGCCGAAAAAGGTCCGGAATTTGCGGAACGATACCAAGGCGAAGAACTCGTGAAAAATTGTCATCCGACGGAAATCGGTCTTGCGAGAGAAGAGAGCAAGGCGGGCTGGATCGAAAGAACCTTACGGTATCGACTTTGGAGAATGGAAATTCGCTGGAATCGAATCGGAACGATTTTAAGATAA
- a CDS encoding AtpZ/AtpI family protein has translation MAEKNLEPSDKEKDPSGFQKESKPSEKEVSPWEFAGLGMEFGVIVLGSVYLGNFLDGKFHSSPFGLLVACLLGFSYGIYYIIYRTTLKK, from the coding sequence ATGGCGGAGAAGAATTTAGAACCTTCCGACAAAGAGAAGGATCCGTCCGGATTTCAGAAAGAATCCAAACCTTCGGAGAAAGAAGTTTCTCCTTGGGAATTTGCGGGTTTGGGAATGGAATTCGGCGTGATCGTCCTAGGTTCCGTTTATCTCGGAAATTTTTTGGACGGAAAGTTTCATTCTTCTCCTTTCGGTCTCCTCGTAGCCTGTCTTCTCGGGTTTTCCTACGGAATCTATTACATCATCTATCGAACCACTCTCAAAAAGTAG
- a CDS encoding TPR end-of-group domain-containing protein, whose translation MKLFRTSLLLLCILLELNCLSFAQRDRRERWVEAMNGIETVKPEGREEWEKKILLFLKSSSEDSVELRETSRNFILFESARRFHNSLAKKEFEKASWVARIFQETVSFLGIGEATLEGIKSKNVYSAREYFAADLLAFTGQTKNSQFVPLIQRLIPNPITDARLAFNFACLHALNGNKQEMLQYMKIALFLGKETVEFENDSDFNAFRSDPDFIRMLWEGPALDPSLIPREENSK comes from the coding sequence ATGAAACTATTTCGAACTTCTCTCCTTCTCCTTTGTATTCTCTTAGAATTGAATTGTCTTTCTTTCGCGCAGAGGGATCGACGAGAACGTTGGGTGGAAGCGATGAATGGAATCGAAACGGTAAAACCAGAAGGTCGAGAAGAATGGGAGAAAAAAATCCTTCTCTTTTTGAAATCTTCTTCGGAGGATTCGGTCGAGCTTCGAGAAACTTCGAGGAATTTTATTCTCTTTGAGAGCGCGAGGCGATTCCATAATTCTTTGGCAAAAAAAGAATTTGAAAAGGCTTCTTGGGTCGCGAGAATTTTTCAGGAGACGGTTTCGTTTCTCGGTATCGGGGAGGCGACACTGGAAGGAATCAAATCGAAGAACGTCTATTCCGCGAGAGAATACTTTGCCGCTGATCTTCTCGCTTTCACCGGACAGACGAAGAATTCTCAATTTGTTCCCCTGATTCAACGATTGATTCCCAATCCGATCACCGATGCGAGACTCGCTTTCAACTTTGCCTGTCTTCACGCTCTCAATGGGAATAAGCAAGAAATGCTCCAATATATGAAGATCGCCCTTTTTCTCGGAAAGGAAACGGTCGAATTCGAGAATGACTCCGATTTCAATGCCTTTCGATCCGATCCGGATTTTATAAGAATGCTCTGGGAAGGTCCAGCTTTGGATCCTTCTTTGATTCCCCGGGAAGAAAATTCAAAATAA